The Caldisericum exile AZM16c01 region TCCTTCAAGAGATGCAACATTTGAAAATCTGTCTTTAAGGTGCTCTCCCAAAAATGAGTTCCATTTTCTAAAGACTGCTGTTTGTGCACTCAAGAGTAGAAGCACGTTTTTTGTGTTTGATACAAGCCTGTATAGGTCTTCAAGAAAATTAATTATGCCTTTCTCATCGAGATGTTGGTCGAAGTGTTCAATTTGGTCGATTGAAAGGAGAATCGGAAATGGAGAAACTAAGAATATTGCTTGTATAATTTCGAAGGCAATATCCTCGTTTACGACAAATCCAGATGTGAGATTTAGTATTTGTGCATCTTTATCAGTTAGACTTCCTTCATTTACAAGGTCTCTTAGAATAGGGTATTTTTCTTCGTCAATAAGTGCTTCTATTATTGCCTTAAGATACTTTTTTCCAATCGTAAAATTACTTTCAACTTTTATGTATTTTAATACTTCTTCTGGAATAAATTTTCTAAGTCTATCCTGAACCCTTTTTGGAAACGATTTAAAATCTTCGTAAAAAACTGCAGGGAGGAGATTCTTTTTAGGTTTTCGGATTTCTCTTAAAAGAACTTGTATTTTTGGATCCTCTTGTGCTGTGTAATTTTGTAAGCCTATGCGGATTATCTTTCCTCTTATGTGATTTATTGGTTTTGCTTTAAGTTCCGAATGCTTCCTTTCGAAACTATCAAAGATGCTTTTTAGAAGTGATGAATATGTTGCACCAATTTTAACGACGAGAGGATTATATAAGGCGAAGAGAAAACGCTCAGTTTCGGCATGTCTATAAATCCTTGCAAGAAGATGAGATTTTCCAGAGCCTGGTTCTCCTTGTAAAACCAAAATGCTTGGTTTTTTAGAATCTTTGACTATCCTCAGTTCTTCTATAACTTTTTCAAATGCGGTCTTGTTAATGGTCTCGACATCAATTATTTCATTACCAAATGGATCTTTTATTACACTTTCTTTAAAGGGGTGTAAGTCCTTAAATTTTTCTATTAATACTCTCTTTTCATCCATGTTATAAAGTAAAGAATCCTTCCCTCAAACTTTATACCTCTGTTGCTATCACTAAAGTCCTTAGGATTATCAAGGGTTTGAAGGTAAATGATTTCTTTGTTGTCCAAGTCCAAGAGTATCTTATCGATTTCTTCATCAGAAATATCAAATTGCTTCTTGACTTCGTCCTTAAAAATTGGAATTGGCACAGAATCTCCGAAATTATGTATTGCGTTTAGATTA contains the following coding sequences:
- a CDS encoding NB-ARC domain-containing protein → MDEKRVLIEKFKDLHPFKESVIKDPFGNEIIDVETINKTAFEKVIEELRIVKDSKKPSILVLQGEPGSGKSHLLARIYRHAETERFLFALYNPLVVKIGATYSSLLKSIFDSFERKHSELKAKPINHIRGKIIRIGLQNYTAQEDPKIQVLLREIRKPKKNLLPAVFYEDFKSFPKRVQDRLRKFIPEEVLKYIKVESNFTIGKKYLKAIIEALIDEEKYPILRDLVNEGSLTDKDAQILNLTSGFVVNEDIAFEIIQAIFLVSPFPILLSIDQIEHFDQHLDEKGIINFLEDLYRLVSNTKNVLLLLSAQTAVFRKWNSFLGEHLKDRFSNVASLEGMKAEEGLEIIKKRNTYYFSKLGISMDDSYFPFDKNEILSKIKEHKLKSPRKVIQLADEILEGKKPEEKNLKSEFENILKSLIYNKDEFEEALGELLVTLLGGVNLYPSGKKLVIQVNNISIGINNSKNYYSTVRKLVSSLKKKGLNRAIFIRDEKMPLRMETKSMELITQNGILIKYYNFEEGKKLMAAQKMLSLTESKDLDFDINEVSNFAKELLIQFLGDLLDTEKFLTRPKRIESFKEKSLEKTDKIVMEIVSKIKSDFALDKINVARLSGYVDKKYSYLIPKIVEKLRMMKTIQIKEQQNGEIFITKKIL